One window of the Dehalococcoidia bacterium genome contains the following:
- the rpsK gene encoding 30S ribosomal protein S11 gives MPEKKKVTRVKRKEKKLIAKGRAYIQSTFNNTVITITDQAGNTISWGSAGTAGFKGSRKGTPYAAQLAAEQAAHKSIEHGLKQVEVFVKGPGSGREAAIRALQAAGLTITGIRDVTPIPHNGCRPCKRRRV, from the coding sequence ATGCCAGAAAAGAAAAAAGTCACGCGTGTTAAGAGGAAAGAAAAAAAGTTAATAGCTAAGGGTCGTGCGTATATACAGTCGACTTTCAACAATACGGTGATAACAATAACAGATCAAGCCGGTAATACTATCTCTTGGGGCAGTGCGGGTACTGCGGGATTCAAGGGGTCGCGTAAGGGTACGCCCTATGCTGCACAGCTTGCGGCTGAACAGGCGGCTCATAAGAGTATAGAACATGGCTTAAAGCAGGTTGAAGTGTTTGTAAAAGGGCCCGGCAGCGGAAGAGAGGCTGCGATACGCGCGCTACAGGCAGCCGGCCTCACTATAACTGGGATTCGAGATGTAACGCCGATACCCCATAATG